The window CCTTATAAAACTCATCTATTATTTGAAGTACCTCACTTTGAGTGGAGTACTCTATTTTATCTAGAATATTTTTTCGTTCAATTAAAGTTATAAAATCATTTAGAGCATCCATATGTTCCTTTTTATCCTTACTTGAAAAACATAGAATAACTCTAACAATCTTATTTCCAGGAAACTCTATTGGAGTATCAAAACGTACCAAACTCATATCAGTTTTAAAAACCCCTTGACTAGCTCTAGCATGAGGAAAGGCAATTTTGTTATTCATAATCATATAACTTCCATTTTTATTGATAACCTCAATCATATCTTTAATATACTCCTCATTAACAGAACCATTTTTCATTAAAATAGCTCCAGCCTTTTTAATAGCTTCCTCCCAACTACTTGCACTTTCAGAAAAAGAGATAGATTTTAAATTTAAAAGAGTTTTCAAATTTGGATTTTTCCTATCTTCAAAATCATTGATATAGAAGTTTCTAAGATTTCTTTTTAGTCCAGCTAAGAGTTTTTCCTCATCTAAGATATTACAAGTCTCTTTAATTGTTTCAAGAACACTTTTTAAAGATACCTTTCTCTTTTGCTCACTTAATCCTAGAGATAGAAGTCTCTCCTTGTTTTCTTTAGAAAGTATTGGGTGAACTTTAACTATAGGTACATGTATATCTAAATGTGATTCTAAATCCATTGTAGATATTATAATATCTACATCTTTAAAGTTTTTTAACTCTAAAAACTTATGATATGGAATAGTATCAATTATATTAACATCATATAACTCAGTTAACTTATGAGCTAAAATCTTTGAACTTCCATATCCAAGTCCACAAACTAAAAGTAGATTTTTAGTCTTTCTATTACTACTTAAATATCTATCTGTAGCTGTTTTAAAATGTAGAGTTATATATGCAATCTCCTCCTCTGGAAGATCTTTTCCAAGGTATTTTTCTAAAATAGGTTTGCTTACTCTTTTAACTGTTGAGTAAAGATCAAAATATGTTGTTTCCACCTCTTTAGCTATTGGATTTTCCAAAGAGATATTGTTTTTAATTCTATAGTAAGCTGGTTTTAAATGATTAAGCAGCCCATCTATAAGAGTTTTATCTCCTGTTAAATCCATATTTAGTTGATATCCCATAATTTTAATAATCTCAACTACAGTAGTTTCTAACTCAATCCAGTTCTCTAAAAAAGAGGAGTTAAAGTTATATGAGTGACTTCCTAAAAATAACTCTGTTAAAACTAAAACTTCACTTTCGTTAAAAGTTATAGAAAACTCATTTTCAAGGTGACATATCTCTTGAGATATAACACTATACTCACTAGTTTTTAATAAAAACTCACGATTTTGTTGACGGTTATCAATAATGTGACTACTTTTTATTCTTTCAATACATAGATTTATATAGAATGTTAAAATATTAAAAGCTTCATCAGATATTATAATATCAAGTTTCTTTTCTATCCTTTTAATAAAGAACTTAATTAAACTTAAAATAGAATCGTCTAAACTTTCTATAATAGTATCAGCTATAAAGTTTAAACCATAGGTTCCACCTGAAAGGTATCTTGATCTATATCTATTTTTATAGATTTCTACATATCTAGTTATATATCTAAGCTGAAGTTGTCTTATACTTTCCTCTTTTCCTTCTAAAACTACTCCCTGTTTAGAGATAAAGTTTAACTCTAAAGAGTTAGTATCAAAGAAAGTTTTAACCTCTTTTAAATCTAACTTTATAGTGCTCAAACTTACATCTAAATCTTCACCAATTTCTAAAAGTCTATTATTTTCACTAAAAAGAAATTTAATTTTTAAAAACTCTCGTCTTTCATCAGAGGTGAAAACATAGAATCTATGTAGTATCTCTTCTAAAAAAAGCTCTAGATTTTTAACACTCTCTTTTGTTGAATAGATGCCCTTTTGAAGTTTTTCAATCTCCATATACCCACTTTTTTCCAAGTGGTAGTTTATATTATCAATATCATATCTAATACTACGTTCACTAATATTAAAAAAACTAGCAGCCTCTTTTAAAGAAAGCTGTAAATCATTATCAATTAAATATTTTATTATTTCAATACAACGTTTATTTAACATATATACCTCCATTAAACGCTTTTATAAAATCCTCTTCACAATCTGAAAGTATAAGGTTTTCAATCAGTTCCTCATCTTCAATACTATTTATAATATTAGCTATATAATCTAAACGAAGATTTTGATTTTTTATAGTGATTCCAATTAAAATATAAACCTTTTCACCATTTTCAAAATCAACTCCATATGGGTAGTGATGAATAACCACTCCATTTTTACAAATGAGATTTAAAGATGAGTGTGAACCGTGAGGAATAGCTATACCATTACCAATATATGTAGAGCAAGTTATCTCCCTTTCTACCAAACTATCTTTATAACCACTCATAACAAAACCAAAGTTTTCAAGATCCTCCCCTAAAGCTTTAAGAGCTTCAGATTTAGAAGTAGACTTTAAAGAGAGTTTTAACCTCATCTCTAAACATTCATTTTTTAAAAATCTATCTATATAAAACTCTTTATCTAAAAAATCCTCTAAATAAAGTTTAGGTATATTTGGATACTCTTGAATTACACGATTTTTTAGTTTTTCATGGGTAATAATTAAATCAACCTCAGAGAGGCTATCACCTATATAACTATTAGTAATATCTATATCTTTAAACTTAGTTTTTTCAAAAATAGTTTTTAACATATTAGCTCCAATAGCACTAGATCCCATTCCTGCATCACATAGAAAAACTATTTTTTTAATATTTTGTACATTAGGTACTGGTATATCATCTACCTCTTTTTTAACTTTTAAAGAGGTAGTCTCTACTTTAGGTTTTTTCAAAATAATATAGGTTATAAAAAATGACACTCCTGTTGAAACTCCAAAACCCAAAAGTATATAGATATAATCTCTATCCTTTGAAAGTAGAATAAGATTTAAAATACTTCCAGGAGAGGCCACCCCTATAAGACCAGTTTTAAAAATATAAAAAATCAGATTACCAACTAGTCCCCCTAGAGATACAGCCCAAAGAAGCTTTAAATTTTTTAGAATATATGGGAAATAAACCTCATGTATTCCACCAATAACTTGAACAAATATATTTGATAATAGATTTACTCTTTGAGATGTTCTAGATCTTATTAAAAGTAGTCCTAAAAGAACTCCTAATCCAGGACCAGGATTTGTTTCTAGTAGAAAAAGAAGTGATTTTCCCTTTTCACTCAGATCATTAAAACCTAAAATAGAAAGTATTCCATGGTTTATAATGTTATTGAAAAAGAAAACTTTTCCAATCTCTAAAATAGGTGTAAGAATAATTAAGCCATAAATATTTTGAACAACTCCTATTAAAAACTTAGAGATAGTTTCAAGGTAGTAGTTAGCATGCTTTAAAATAAAGTAAAAAGCTTCACCTGTAATAAGTGCAATTAGAGGGTATAAAAAATTAAAAAGAAACATTTGAAAACCACTGTACACATATTTTTTTATAAATATATTTAGATATTTAATTAAAAAACCAGATGTAACTCCCACAACAATCCCCTGATTAATAGTGGAATCTGGATATAAAAATATAGATATGCTCATAGAGATAATAGCTACAATACCTCCTCCATTTTTTTCTAAAATGTTTCCAGCACTATAAGCAAGAGCCATAGGTAAAAGATAGATTTCAAAATATGTTCCATATAACTCTAAGTTTGGAAAATAATATAAGCTCCAACGGATAATTCCAAGAGCTATAAATAGATATATATTTTTTAAAATAAGTTTACTAAAGAAATTTCCTATTTTATAAATCATCAAAATGTGCTACCTCCAAATAAATTATAAAATATTTTAACATATTGCTTCAAAAAAAGTGTGACTGTTTATTTCAAAAAAAAGTGAAAGGTTTTAACCTTGATATTTTAATTCAAATCAATTAAAGTTAAAAGTAATAAAATTTCAAAAGGGGTGTTTGTATGAGATTAATAATTCCAGGAGCAAATATTGGAGATTGGGCAGCAGCTTATGTAGTGAAAAAGATAAAAGAGTTTAATCCAACAAAGGAGAAACCATTTGTTTTAGGACTACCTACGGGAAGTACACCAGAGAAGATGTATAAAAGATTAGTTGAGCTATATAAAGAGGGAGTTATCTCTTTTGAAAATGTAATTACATTTAATATGGATGAGTATGTTGGATTAGGACCTAACGATGAGCAAAGTTATCACTACTATATGCATGAGCACTTTTTTAATCATGTGAATATACCTAAAGAGAATATAAATATTTTAAATGGACTTTGTGAAGATTTGAAAGCAGAAGCCAAAAGGTATGAGGAAAAGATAAAGTCAGTTGGAGGGATTCACCTTTTTGTTGGAGGAATAGGGCCAGATGGGCACTTAGCTTTCAATGAACCAGGATCATCTTTAAGTTCAAGAACTAGAGATAAGGAGCTAACTCAAGATACAATTATAGCTAACTCAAGATTTTTTGGTGGGGATATAAATAGAGTTCCAAAGGTTGCAATGACAGTTGGAGTTGCTACAGTTTTAGATTCAGAGGAGGTTATGATTTTAGTTGATACTCATGCTAAAGCTCTTGCTTTACATAAAGCTGTTGAGTGTGGAATAAACCATATGTGGACAGTGTCAGCTCTGCAACTTCATAGAAAGGGTATTATAGTTGCAACAGAGGAAGCTTGTAGTGAACTAAAAGTTTCAACATATAGATATTTTAAAGATATAGAAAAGGATAACTTAGATACAGAGAAGTTTTTAAATAGTGTTAAATAAAGTAAAAAAATATGAATTTTTCAGCTACCAATTTTTGGTAGCTTTTTTATTTCCATTTTTTTTGAAACTTAAGAGGTAAATTTTCTTTGAAGCTATTGAACTTTGAAGGTTTTCAAGGTTTTTAGTATCATTGGGACAGAAAGATCAAAGAGAAACAGGAGGGAGAAAAAATGAAAAGTTCAGAGTTTAAAGTGAGAGTTCAAGCTTTTGGAAGATTCTTAAGTGGAATGGTTATGCCAAACATTGGGGTGTTTATAGCTTGGGGACTTTTAACAGCACTATTTATACCAACAGGTTGGTTTCCAAATGAGCAGTTAGCAAAGATGGTAGGACCAATGATTACATATATACTTCCACTACTTATAGGGTATAACGGAGGAAAGTTAATAGCAGGAGATAGAGGAGCAGTTGTAGGAGCTATAACAACTGTGGGAGTTATCTGTGGAACATCAATTCCTATGTTTATAGGAGCTATGATTGCAGGTCCAGTTGGTGGATATGTAATTAAAAAGTTTGATGAAAAGATGAAAGGAAAGATAAAGTCAGGATTTGAGATGTTAGTAAATAACTTCTCAGCAGGAATTGTGGGACTAATCCTAGCAGTTATATTTTTCTATGGTGTAGGACCAGTGGTAGAGCAGCTAAATACACTTCTTGGAGTTGGAGTAAATAGACTAGTTCAAGCGGGATTATTACCATTAACATCATTAGTTGTTGAGCCAGCAAAAGTTCTATTTTTAAATAATGCTATAAATCACGGCGTATTTGGACCACTTGGAATTCAACAAGTTTCAGAAACAGGAAAATCACTATTCTTCCTAATTGAAGCAAATCCAGGTCCAGGATTAGGAGTACTTTTAGCTTATATGATGTTTGGTAAGGGAGCTTCGAAAGATTCAGCTTCTGGAGCAGCTATAATACACTTCTTTGGAGGGATACACGAAATCTACTTCCCATATATTTTAATGAAACCAATGCTAATAGTATCACTAGTATTTGGAGGAATGACAGGGGTATTTATAAATGTTCTATTTGGTGGAGGGTTAGTAGCACCACCATCACCAGGAAGTATCTTTGCAATAATGGCTTTAGCACCAAAGGGTGAGATGTTACCAGTACTTTTATCAGTGGTTGGAGCTACGGCAGTTACTTTTGTAACAGCAGCAATAGTTTTAAAAAGTTCAAAAGAGATAGAAGAGGATATGAAATCTATAAAGAGTTTTGTAGCTGAAAGTAAAACCTTAGAAACAATATCAAGAATAATAGTTGCATGTGATGCTGGAATGGGATCAAGTGCTATGGGAGCTGGAGTTTTAAGAAAGAAGATAGAAGCAGCTAACTTACCAATAGAGGTTGCAAACTGTTCAATCTCAAATTTAACAGAGGATATGGATATAGTAATAACTCATAAGGATTTAACAGAGAGAGCGAAGAAAACTGTGTCTTCACCAATGCATATATCAATAGATAACTTTATGAATCATAAGTTTTATGATCATTTAGTTGAAAATTTAAAAGAGAGATTTAAAGATGTTCATATTGAAATTGAAAATAATGAGAAAAAAATAGTTAAAAAAGGTAGTGTAAATCCTGATATCTTAAGAAAAGATGGGGTTTTAATAGGATTAGAGAGTGTTAGTAAAGAGAAAGCTATTGATGAAGTAGCAGCACACTTAGAGAAGTTAGGTTATGTTGGAAAAGGTTATGGGAAATATATGCAGGAGAGAGAGAAGGTTTCAACTACGTATATTGGAAACTATGTGGCTATTCCTCATGGGACAGTAGAAGGGAAAAAAAAGGTACTAAAATCTGGAATTGTAATTTTACAGTATCCAAATGGAATAGATTTTGGAAATGGAAACAAGGCATATTTCCTAATTGGAATAGCTGGAAAAAATGATGAACATGTGGAGATAATCTCTAAAATTGCAGATGTAATTGAGGATGAAGATGAGGTTTTAGTTTTAAAAGATGAGAAAAAAGCTGAAAAAATATATAAGATATTTAATGTTTAATGGAGGGATAGAGATGAAAAAAGCGATACAGTTTGGAGCAGGAAATATTGGTAGAGGATTTATTGGAAAGATACTATCTCAAAGTGGATATGAGGTATGTTTTGCAGATGTAGTAAAGGATATTATAGATGAGTTAAATAAAAATCATGAGTATAATGTTGAGATTGTTGGAGCTAATAGGAAAGTTGTAAAAGTGAAAAATGTTTTAGGTGTTATGTCAAATGGTGATGAGATAATTGAAAAAATAAAAGAGTCAGAACTTATAACAACTGCTGTTGGACCAAATGTTTTAAAGATAATTGCTAAGACTTTAGCTAAGGGAATAGAGGCTAGAGAGGCAGCTGGAATAAATGAGTACCTGAATATAATAGCGTGTGAAAATATGATAAATGGAACATCATTTTTAAAAGAGGAGATAGAGAAATATCTATCAAAAGAAATAGTGGATGGTTATATGAAAAAGTATGTGGGATTTCCTAACTCTGCTGTAGATAGAATAGTTCCTCCAATGGATAGTAAAGAGAATATCTTAGATGTTAAGGTTGAGGAGTTTAGAGAGTGGATAGTGCAGCAAGCTGCTTTTAAAGGGGAGATTCCTAAAATTGAGGGAATGGAGCTAACAAATAACCTTATGGCTTTTGTTGAAAGAAAGCTATTTACTCTAAATACAGGGCACGCTATAACTGCTTATCTTGGAGTATTAAATGGACATAATACAGTGAAAGAGAGTATTGAAAACCCTGATATTAGAGAGGTTGTGATAGATGCAATGAAAGAGAGTGGGGAGGTTTTAATAAAAAGATATAACTTTGAAAAGGATGTTCATGAAAAGTATATCAATAAGATACTTACTAGATTTGAGAACCCACACTTAAAGGATGAAGTATTTAGAGTTGGAAGAGAACCTCTTAGAAAATTAAGTTTTAATGATAGACTGATAAAGCCACTTAGAGGAACGCTAGATTATGAGTTGAAGAATGAGAGTTTAGTAAAGGGGATAGCTGCAGCGATGAAGTATCAAAATGAAAACGATCCTCAGGCTTTAGAGTTAAATGGGATGATCAATGAGTTAGGAATAAAGGAAACTTTTAAAAAGATATCAGGGTTAGAAAATAGTTATGGACTTGAAGATAGAGTTTCTTATCATTACAACATGATATAGATAAATAAAGAGAAAATAAAAAAATTGACAAAAGAGTTTTAATATAGTAATATCAAGTCAGATAAAGAAATCGGTAGGTGAGGCTACCATAGGGATAAGGGTTACTGCCGCGAAATAGTGGAGACACTATGAGTTGGTTAACAGTCTATGTCGAAAAACAAGGCATAGAATAATGTAATTTCATCGCCCTATGAAGCTAAAGCTCAAACGGTGACTAATGTAAAAGACTATTTTGTTATTTACCTTATTACTGTTTGAGTAATAAGGTTTTTTTATTTTAAATTTTAAAATTTGGAGGTGTAAAAATGGAAGGCGAGGTCCAGAGTAGTAAGAGAAGTACCCATTATTTAAAATATTATTCCAGAATAGATTTAAACTCTCTTATGAAAAAAGATCTATTCTATTTTTAGCATTGAAAAATTTAGGTACTTCTCATTTGAAAAAAATCAAATTATGAGGAGGAATTTAAAATGAAAACACTAAAAACACTAAATGCTCAAAATATGTTGAGCTGGGCTATGAAGGAAAATATTGAAGATATTTTTAAGAAATTAAAAACAGGTATATCAGGTTTAAATGAGGAATCGGTTATACCTATGAGAGAGATTTTTGGTAAAAATAAATTGTCAGAACAAAAGAAAGAGTCACTGATAAAAAAATTTATTTTGTCATTTATCAACCCATTTACAGTTATACTTTTTGTTTTAGCTGGAGTTTCATTTTTTACTGAAGTTGTTTTAGCTAATCCAGGAGAACAGGATTTTACAGGAGTTATAATAATCTCAACTATGGTTATAACAAGTGGTCTTTTAAGATTTATTCAAGAATCTCGTTCAGATAGTGCTGTTGAAAAATTAAATGAACTAATTGAAACAACAGCACTTATAACAAGAGGAGATATATCAAAAGAGATACCTGTGGATGAGATAGTAGTGGGAGATCTAATAACTTTAAAAGCAGGAGATATCATTCCAGCAGATATAAGACTGTTTCAAGCAAAGGATCTATTTATAAGTCAATCCTCTTTAACTGGAGAGAGTGAACCAGTGGAAAAATTTATATTTGATTCTAGTGAGAGTCAATCTCCCTTGGAATCAAAAAACCTAATTTTTATGGGAAGCAATGTAGTTAGTGGATCTGCTAAAGGGATAGTTGTAACTGTTGGAGATGGAACAATATTAGGAAATTTAGCAAAAGATTTAAACCATAAAAAAGGAGTGACAAGTTTTGAAAAAGGAGTGAATTCTGTTTCTAAACTACTTGTGACTTTCATGCTTTTTATGGTACCTTTTATCTTTTTAATAAATGGAGTTGTAAAAGGGGATTGGTTTGAAGCATTTTTATTTGCTTTATCCATAGCAGTTGGGTTGACGCCTGAGATGCTACCTATGATTGTTTCTGCAAACTTGGCTAAAGGTGCTAGAAAAATGGCTAAGCAAAAAGTTATTGTAAAAAATCTAAATGCTATCCAAGATCTAGGTGCAATGGATATCTTATGTACAGATAAAACAGGAACTTTAACTCAAGATGAGATTGTTCTTGAAAGATATTTAAATACTTTTGGAAAAGAGGATAAAAATGTTTTAAAATATGCATTTTTAAATAGTTTCTATCAAACAGGATTAAAAAATCTTATAGATGTTGCCATAATAAATCATGCCAACGAAAAAGATATAAAAGTGTTGATAGAAAATTGTAAAAAAATAGATGAGATACCTTTTGATTTCAATCGTAGAAAAATGAGTGTTCTAATTGAAAATGAAAAAGAGATTGAATTGGTGACAAAAGGCGCTGTTGAAGAGATGATAAACATTTCAAGCTTTATTCAACAAGGCAATGATATAGTTCCTTTAACTGAGGATATAGAGAGTGAAATAATAGAGGAAGTTAAAAAATTTAATAACCAAGGGCTAAGAATTATAGGTGTTTCTAAAAAGATGATGAATAAAAAAGAATGCTCGCTAAGTGATGAAAACGACATGATTTTCATAGGATATTTAGCATTTTTAGATCCTCCTAAACCTAGTACAAAAGAGGCTATTAAATCACTTCTTAATCACAATGTCAATGTTAAAATTTTAACTGGTGACAATGATGCA of the Cetobacterium sp. NK01 genome contains:
- the nagB gene encoding glucosamine-6-phosphate deaminase, producing the protein MRLIIPGANIGDWAAAYVVKKIKEFNPTKEKPFVLGLPTGSTPEKMYKRLVELYKEGVISFENVITFNMDEYVGLGPNDEQSYHYYMHEHFFNHVNIPKENINILNGLCEDLKAEAKRYEEKIKSVGGIHLFVGGIGPDGHLAFNEPGSSLSSRTRDKELTQDTIIANSRFFGGDINRVPKVAMTVGVATVLDSEEVMILVDTHAKALALHKAVECGINHMWTVSALQLHRKGIIVATEEACSELKVSTYRYFKDIEKDNLDTEKFLNSVK
- a CDS encoding mannitol-1-phosphate 5-dehydrogenase; amino-acid sequence: MKKAIQFGAGNIGRGFIGKILSQSGYEVCFADVVKDIIDELNKNHEYNVEIVGANRKVVKVKNVLGVMSNGDEIIEKIKESELITTAVGPNVLKIIAKTLAKGIEAREAAGINEYLNIIACENMINGTSFLKEEIEKYLSKEIVDGYMKKYVGFPNSAVDRIVPPMDSKENILDVKVEEFREWIVQQAAFKGEIPKIEGMELTNNLMAFVERKLFTLNTGHAITAYLGVLNGHNTVKESIENPDIREVVIDAMKESGEVLIKRYNFEKDVHEKYINKILTRFENPHLKDEVFRVGREPLRKLSFNDRLIKPLRGTLDYELKNESLVKGIAAAMKYQNENDPQALELNGMINELGIKETFKKISGLENSYGLEDRVSYHYNMI
- a CDS encoding PTS sugar transporter subunit IIA, which codes for MIYKIGNFFSKLILKNIYLFIALGIIRWSLYYFPNLELYGTYFEIYLLPMALAYSAGNILEKNGGGIVAIISMSISIFLYPDSTINQGIVVGVTSGFLIKYLNIFIKKYVYSGFQMFLFNFLYPLIALITGEAFYFILKHANYYLETISKFLIGVVQNIYGLIILTPILEIGKVFFFNNIINHGILSILGFNDLSEKGKSLLFLLETNPGPGLGVLLGLLLIRSRTSQRVNLLSNIFVQVIGGIHEVYFPYILKNLKLLWAVSLGGLVGNLIFYIFKTGLIGVASPGSILNLILLSKDRDYIYILLGFGVSTGVSFFITYIILKKPKVETTSLKVKKEVDDIPVPNVQNIKKIVFLCDAGMGSSAIGANMLKTIFEKTKFKDIDITNSYIGDSLSEVDLIITHEKLKNRVIQEYPNIPKLYLEDFLDKEFYIDRFLKNECLEMRLKLSLKSTSKSEALKALGEDLENFGFVMSGYKDSLVEREITCSTYIGNGIAIPHGSHSSLNLICKNGVVIHHYPYGVDFENGEKVYILIGITIKNQNLRLDYIANIINSIEDEELIENLILSDCEEDFIKAFNGGIYVK
- a CDS encoding PTS mannitol transporter subunit IICBA, encoding MKSSEFKVRVQAFGRFLSGMVMPNIGVFIAWGLLTALFIPTGWFPNEQLAKMVGPMITYILPLLIGYNGGKLIAGDRGAVVGAITTVGVICGTSIPMFIGAMIAGPVGGYVIKKFDEKMKGKIKSGFEMLVNNFSAGIVGLILAVIFFYGVGPVVEQLNTLLGVGVNRLVQAGLLPLTSLVVEPAKVLFLNNAINHGVFGPLGIQQVSETGKSLFFLIEANPGPGLGVLLAYMMFGKGASKDSASGAAIIHFFGGIHEIYFPYILMKPMLIVSLVFGGMTGVFINVLFGGGLVAPPSPGSIFAIMALAPKGEMLPVLLSVVGATAVTFVTAAIVLKSSKEIEEDMKSIKSFVAESKTLETISRIIVACDAGMGSSAMGAGVLRKKIEAANLPIEVANCSISNLTEDMDIVITHKDLTERAKKTVSSPMHISIDNFMNHKFYDHLVENLKERFKDVHIEIENNEKKIVKKGSVNPDILRKDGVLIGLESVSKEKAIDEVAAHLEKLGYVGKGYGKYMQEREKVSTTYIGNYVAIPHGTVEGKKKVLKSGIVILQYPNGIDFGNGNKAYFLIGIAGKNDEHVEIISKIADVIEDEDEVLVLKDEKKAEKIYKIFNV
- a CDS encoding BglG family transcription antiterminator — its product is MLNKRCIEIIKYLIDNDLQLSLKEAASFFNISERSIRYDIDNINYHLEKSGYMEIEKLQKGIYSTKESVKNLELFLEEILHRFYVFTSDERREFLKIKFLFSENNRLLEIGEDLDVSLSTIKLDLKEVKTFFDTNSLELNFISKQGVVLEGKEESIRQLQLRYITRYVEIYKNRYRSRYLSGGTYGLNFIADTIIESLDDSILSLIKFFIKRIEKKLDIIISDEAFNILTFYINLCIERIKSSHIIDNRQQNREFLLKTSEYSVISQEICHLENEFSITFNESEVLVLTELFLGSHSYNFNSSFLENWIELETTVVEIIKIMGYQLNMDLTGDKTLIDGLLNHLKPAYYRIKNNISLENPIAKEVETTYFDLYSTVKRVSKPILEKYLGKDLPEEEIAYITLHFKTATDRYLSSNRKTKNLLLVCGLGYGSSKILAHKLTELYDVNIIDTIPYHKFLELKNFKDVDIIISTMDLESHLDIHVPIVKVHPILSKENKERLLSLGLSEQKRKVSLKSVLETIKETCNILDEEKLLAGLKRNLRNFYINDFEDRKNPNLKTLLNLKSISFSESASSWEEAIKKAGAILMKNGSVNEEYIKDMIEVINKNGSYMIMNNKIAFPHARASQGVFKTDMSLVRFDTPIEFPGNKIVRVILCFSSKDKKEHMDALNDFITLIERKNILDKIEYSTQSEVLQIIDEFYKES
- the mgtA gene encoding magnesium-translocating P-type ATPase translates to MKTLKTLNAQNMLSWAMKENIEDIFKKLKTGISGLNEESVIPMREIFGKNKLSEQKKESLIKKFILSFINPFTVILFVLAGVSFFTEVVLANPGEQDFTGVIIISTMVITSGLLRFIQESRSDSAVEKLNELIETTALITRGDISKEIPVDEIVVGDLITLKAGDIIPADIRLFQAKDLFISQSSLTGESEPVEKFIFDSSESQSPLESKNLIFMGSNVVSGSAKGIVVTVGDGTILGNLAKDLNHKKGVTSFEKGVNSVSKLLVTFMLFMVPFIFLINGVVKGDWFEAFLFALSIAVGLTPEMLPMIVSANLAKGARKMAKQKVIVKNLNAIQDLGAMDILCTDKTGTLTQDEIVLERYLNTFGKEDKNVLKYAFLNSFYQTGLKNLIDVAIINHANEKDIKVLIENCKKIDEIPFDFNRRKMSVLIENEKEIELVTKGAVEEMINISSFIQQGNDIVPLTEDIESEIIEEVKKFNNQGLRIIGVSKKMMNKKECSLSDENDMIFIGYLAFLDPPKPSTKEAIKSLLNHNVNVKILTGDNDAVTSYICSKVGLENNGILLGSQLVGLSTTELKKAVENNSIFAKLSPSQKTLIVKTLKENGHTVGFMGDGINDASAMKEADVGISVDTAVDIAKESADIILLEKSLMVLEDGIIEGRKIYGNIIKYIKMTASSNFGNMFSMLVASAFLPFLPMFPIQILMLNLIYDISCVAIPWDNVDEEFIKSPKKWDASSIKNFMLWIGPSSSIFDITTYAIMYFIIGPYILKGNFHALDALGQERFISIFNTAWFIESLWSQTLVIYLIRTSKVSFLKHRPSWQVMLLTTLGIGIGTVIPFTFLGDKLGMTTLPYYYFIFLFITIVSYISLVSVLKIKFIKRYKELL